A single window of Dermacentor albipictus isolate Rhodes 1998 colony chromosome 1, USDA_Dalb.pri_finalv2, whole genome shotgun sequence DNA harbors:
- the LOC135901769 gene encoding D-3-phosphoglycerate dehydrogenase: MALAIKKVLISDAVDASCVKILENHGVQVTLKTDHTKPELLEAIQGYDGIIVRSATKVTSDVIKAAQSLKVIGRAGTGVDNIDCDAATRRGILVINAPGGNTLSAAELTCAMIITLSREIPAATMSLKGGKWDRKTFMGNELYGKTLAIIGLGRIGKEVALRMQSFGMKTIGFDPIVPKEVSREFGVESLSLDEIWPLADYITVHTPLIPQTKDLIGKASLQKCKKGVKVVNVARGGIVNEDDLLAALESGHCSGAGLDVFTEEPPKNTKLINHPKVVCTPHLGANTKEAQLRVAQEIAEQFVALSKGQTVPGVVNAPSLSQTQVPENKPWADLCIALGKIAAGLAGSLASGLQVELTTKGAGLEKKGQFLTSAACIGLLNQFGQSHANFINVTVLSSDAGIKASHKHVPQAAFGEAEVVLSVKSGSVGHTVAGTVSGPTLLLCALDGAAFQPTQLLSPGGMLVAIGDNSPNTFAEVIGALVKNGVSVLSASCTTGHEGKAFYLFRTGSPVKAQTQPPIAPLKFWTYINI; the protein is encoded by the exons ATGGCGTTAGCAATTAAGAAGGTCCTCATCAGCGACGCGGTCGATGCTTCCTGCGTCAAGATCCTCGAAAACCACGGCGTCCAAGTGACGCTCAAGACCGACCACACCAAGCCCGAGCTGCTGGAGGCGATCCAG GGGTACGACGGTATCATCGTACGATCGGCCACGAAAGTGACGAGCGATGTTATCAAAGCCGCGCAATCACTCAAGGTCATTGGACGCGCCGGCACGGGTGTCGACAACATCGACTGCGATGCTGCTACAAGACGGGGAATTCTTGTGATCAA TGCTCCTGGCGGCAATACTCTCAGTGCGGCTGAACTGACATGCGCCATGATCATCACTCTCTCTAG AGAAATTCCAGCTGCCACAATGTCTCTCAAAGGAGGCAAATGGGACAGAAAGACCTTTATGGGTAACGAGTTGTACGGGAAGACACTTGCTATCATTGGACTTGGAAGGATTGGCAAGGAAGTGGCATTGAGGATGCAGTCATTTGGAATGAAG ACCATTGGTTTTGACCCCATTGTTCCCAAGGAAGTCTCCAGGGAGTTCGGAGTGGAGAGCTTAAGTCTTGATGAGATCTGGCCTCTGGCTGACTACATAACCGTTCACACGCCTCTCATACCTCAAACTAAGG ATCTCATTGGCAAAGCTAGCTTGCAGAAGTGCAAGAAAGGCGTGAAGGTCGTGAATGTTGCCAGAGGTGGTATTGTCAATGAGGATGACCTCCTGGCTGCCTTGGAGTCTGGTCATTGTAGCGGAGCTGGGCTGGATGTCTTCACTGAA GAACCCCCCAAGAACACCAAGCTCATTAACCACCCAAAGGTTGTCTGCACCCCTCACTTAGGTGCCAACACCAAGGAGGCCCAGCTGCGTGTGGCTCAGGAAATTGCTGAGCAGTTTGTTGCCCTCTCCAAAGGACAGACTGTTCCAGGAGTG GTGAATGCTCCATCACTGTCCCAAACACAAGTTCCCGAGAACAAGCCCTGGGCAGATCTCTGCATTGCTCTGGGAAAGATTGCAGCTGGGCTGGCAGGCTCCCTGGCATCTGGACTGCAGGTTGAGCTGACTACAAAAG GTGCTGGGCTTGAGAAGAAGGGTCAGTTCCTCACATCTGCAGCTTGTATTGGCCTTCTGAATCAATTTGGTCAAAGCCATGCTAACTTCATCAATGTCACCGTGCTTTCATCAGATGCTGGTATCAAG GCTTCCCACAAGCATGTGCCACAAGCAGCATTTGGCGAGGCTGAAGTTGTCCTGTCTGTGAAGAGTGGGTCTGTGGGCCACACTGTCGCAGGCACCGTGAGTGGCCCCACTCTGCTGCTGTGCGCCTTGGATGGCGCCGCTTTTCAGCCTACGCAGCTTCTGTCGCCTGGTGGCATGCTGGTTGCAATAGGAGACAACAGCccgaacacatttgccgaagtcaTCG GTGCACTTGTGAAAAACGGTGTATCGGTGCTGTCAGCTTCGTGTACCACTGGCCATGAAGGAAAGGCTTTCTACCTCTTCAGAACTGGCTCTCCTGTCAAGGCACAGACGCAACCACCAATCGCACCATTGAAGTTCTGGACGTACATCAACATCTGA